The window ctttctgtgagcagcctgtctgcaggacacaaagctcacacagcttccaccttcctgggtccgaCCTCGGAGCATttagcatcctctgcccctccgtgcgcttcccacagcgagtccgcccaggcaggctcctggagaAGTCAGAGGGTCCTGCATCCCAACTTTGCaatcagacatgactctcagctagccagtaaaacagaggtttatcaGACGAccggaacatggtctaaaacagagcttgtaggtgcagagaacaagacccctcagctgggtcttttggggggcagtgagccagacaaccacttctgcacttcactccatgtcccaccaagccccaaactgaaactccctgcagccccccctcctctgggctttgttcctttcccaggccaggaggtcacctgattcctttgttctccaaccctttagctctcaccttgcaggggggaagggccaggccatcagttgccaggaaacagggtgtcggccattctctgtgtccagacccctgcacacacctgccctctagggctctgcaatgatcatacacccttaccccaccacctagatacttaagaactgcatagaggaaactgaggcacccccacactattcagaggaaacattaagaacagtcccacttcgtcacaagcTGTTCCCCGCTGTGCTGGAGGCACTGGGAGAGGAGTTGAGGGAGGAACAGGgaagagttgatcagcagggccggtGGACCCCCTGGGGTATCctcacagaccccagtttgaaaaaTGCTGTGTTAGGACATTGAGCCTTAAACATTCCAGATCATTTTCTTCCCTCGTCAGTAGGGGAAAGAGGAAGGCTGGAGAGTGTCTTTAACCCATGGAAGGTGGGGGTCAGATTTCCTAGGTCAGCTCGGGAGCTCAAGCCAGCTGCTCCTCCCCGGCATGGCAGTCAGGCAACACAGGAGTTGTGTGGTGCTGGGTGGCTGGGCCGGGCCACCCATCACAGCAGGGTGCAGGTGCCCGTATGCTTGATCCTGAAGGTGGAGAGGACCAGCCCCCTTTTGCGCTCGCTGTAGGGTGGGTAGCGCAGGGAGTTCATGGTCTCCAGGCCCATGCTGCGCAGGAGGCAGGCGCGGTGGTGAGAGAAGGTGTCAAAGCTGAACTTGCCGTGGTACGAGCCCAGCCCACTGTTCCCTAGAAACAGAGCAGAGCTCGGATACGGGCACAGGCCAGGGCCCAGCCGTGCTCACCCCCACGGTATGATCCCAGCCCACTgggccctgcccacacacacacacacacacccaacggTACgatccctgcccaccccccccgccccacggtACGAGCCCAGCCCACTGAGCCCTGCCCACACAGCGTGGCTCAGTCACGGGAcccagcccccccaacctccagCGTACGATCCCTGCCCGTAGAGCGCGGTTCAGTCACGgggcccagccccaggctggagggcagggaacaggggcaggctgggggcccaGACGTACCAATCCCACCAAAGGGCAGCGAGATTAGCGTCATTTGCATCACGGAGTCGTTGGCACCAAAACCTCCGCTGCTCGTCCGCTCCAGCACCCGGCGCACCAGCTAGGGGGAAGCGAAGATGGGAAGTGAGGAAGCCCTCATTTGTGACGGATACCCACCCGCAGCTACCCCAGTGCTGCCACATCAGATGgcctggagcccctcccacacagctGCTTCCCTCCGGGAGGGGTGACCAGGCCCGGGCGGAGTGCGGGGAGTCAAGCAGAGCCATCCTCCTGTGGACAGTGGCCCCCAAGGTGGTGGGGTCATACTGCCCCAGCAGCGAATGGATGAAAGGCCGGTTCCAGCATGGAGCTGTGGGCCCAGACATGAGTCCTCAGCCAGAACTAACCCTAGATCCCTGCCCCGCACCTTGCTGTTGGCGGCGAAGACGTACACGACCAGCGGCCGCTCCCGGCTGTTGATGAAGGCGATGGCTTCGTCCACGTTGGGCACGGTGACGATGGGCAGGACAGGCCCGAAGATCTCCTCCTGCATGGCAGGCTCCGACGGCTGCACGTCCACCAGCAccgtgggggctgtgggaagggggcaTCACTCACTGCACAGGGGCACATGGCAGCCCTCATTTGCCACGGGTCTGCCCtcatccagccctgccctggcaccgGAGCTccccacaggccctgccctgccaccaGAGCTCCCAGCGCTCATTTTTCCACCATCAGGGCTCCCCCGGATCCGCAGGCCAGAACCCAGCTCCCTGGCAATGGGTCCCCCAGAGCTCCGTACCCTGGCCAGGGCCCTCACCGATGTAGCGCTCCTTCTCGTCCGTCTGCCCCCCGATGGCCACGCGCCCGCTGCCCAGCAGGGCCCGGATGCGCTGGAACTGCTTGTCACTGATGATGCGGGCGAAGTCGGGCGACTCCCGGGGGTCGGGGCCGAAGAACTGGGTGATGGCGTGGCGCAGGGCGGGCAGCAGCTTCTCCTGCGTCTCTGCACTGCACAGCACGTAGTCGGGCGCGACGCAGGTCTGCCCCGCGTTGAAGCAGCGCCCCCAGACCAGCCGGTTGGCCACATTCTGCATGTTGCTCTCGTCAGCCACGTAGCAGGGGTTCTTGCCCCCCAGCTCCAGCGTCAGCGGCGTCAGGTGTGTGGCCGCAGCTGCCATCACGATCTTGCCCACTTGTGGGTTGcctgtgggggttggggagatGCGTCAGGGCAGAGACCTGCCACTCTTCCACCCGAGGATGCAGGCAGCCTCGGCCTCGCCCAGGAGGGGGAAGGATCCTGCatctggctgggagctccagtcACTCCCAGGCCCAGTCTTCAGGGGCCTCAGGGCTCAGAGAGTCACtcagctgggatcccagccctggagAGCCTTCTCTTGGCCCAGTCAGGAGAACCCCGAGGGGCCCAGAGCCACTGGCCAGGCCCCAAGTGTGTGTCCTGGCaatgggctctggggggagctcCCTGGGAGAGGGAAGGCAGAGGACATGTGTAGGGGGGGCTGGACGGTGCCCTCTGGTGTGGAAGGGGAGGGAACCATGGGGAGGACTGAGTCACTCGGGACATACCAGTGAAGAAGATGTAGTCAAACTTGTTCTCCAGCAGCTGGGTGGTCTCTGCGGGGCCCCCAGTCACCACAGCAAAGCAGTCCTGCAATCGGAgaggggagggtgtgtggggtgatcctcatcctgcctcctttactctgccccactcctgcccatTGCTGTACTgttcccctctctgctccctgtggcCCTGTCCCCATCACTCTGACTACCGACACTGACAGGGca of the Eretmochelys imbricata isolate rEreImb1 chromosome 6, rEreImb1.hap1, whole genome shotgun sequence genome contains:
- the LOC144266353 gene encoding aldehyde dehydrogenase family 3 member B1-like, which produces MAGRGRGCANPNSRDSMNPYVGLVSSLRAVWLTGKTRTAEHRVSQLEALGRFLDDKKQPILDAMASDMRKPPFEVELSEIILVKNEVNYALNNLSTWMKDEGVDKNLVTQLDTAFIRKEPYGVVLIIGPWNYPLQLILVPLVGAIAAGNCVIIKPSEISSSTEKLVAEMLPSYLDKDCFAVVTGGPAETTQLLENKFDYIFFTGNPQVGKIVMAAAATHLTPLTLELGGKNPCYVADESNMQNVANRLVWGRCFNAGQTCVAPDYVLCSAETQEKLLPALRHAITQFFGPDPRESPDFARIISDKQFQRIRALLGSGRVAIGGQTDEKERYIAPTVLVDVQPSEPAMQEEIFGPVLPIVTVPNVDEAIAFINSRERPLVVYVFAANSKLVRRVLERTSSGGFGANDSVMQMTLISLPFGGIGNSGLGSYHGKFSFDTFSHHRACLLRSMGLETMNSLRYPPYSERKRGLVLSTFRIKHTGTCTLL